Part of the Candidatus Eisenbacteria bacterium genome is shown below.
TTCCGCACCCCGCAGCTCACCGAGGACCAGGTCGCGCTCGCGTTCCTGCAGGGCCGCTACGTCACGCCGGTGACGTGCAAGAAGACCGACGGCAGCTCCGTCGACGTCGAGAGCTCCATCGGCATCAAGTTCGCGCCCGACTCGGGCGGCGGAAACGCCGCGCGGATCACCTTCTTCGGGATCGACCTGCCCGACATCGCCTACTGCTACAACGTGGTCGAGCGGCGCGTGATCGACCGGCGGGGCTCGATCCTGGTCCACTTCCAGTCGTTCAACCGCTCCGACAAGGGCCTCGCCGACTTCAAGATCGCCGCGAAGCGCGGCCCGCTCGAGTACCCGTCGCACCGCGGCGAGGTGACCGAGAAGCCGCTCGGCACGCAGGGCGAGGGCGAGACGCGCACGCTCTCGTTCGAGGGCCAGGGCAGCAAGCTCGTCGTCGAGACCGTCTCGAGCGGCAGCGACGGCGCGAAGCTCCTCTCCGTCTATCCGCCCACCGCGCCGGCCCGGCTCAACGCCCCCGACGAGCGCAAGCGCCTGACGCTCCGGTTCCATCCCGTCGCCGGTGACCCGTTCGTCGTATACGTCATCGACGAGGTCCACACGCGCAAGTGATTCCTTCAATGACGTGCGGAGGCGTCCGCAGCTGCGAGCGAATGTCGCGTTCGTAAAGCGCCCTTGCGGGTCCGTCGATAGGCCGGGAACGACGGGGGCCGGCGCGATGCCGCAGAAACCGAAGGTCGAGCGCCGCAAGCTCAGGAGAATCCTGAAGCGAATCCCCGCCTCGTTCGAGGCCGGCCAGGTCCGTGGCAAGGGCCACATCAAGAACGTATCGAAGGAAGGCCTCTTCCTGCGAACCAGCGTGCTGCCGAACGTCGGCGACGAAGTGCGCGTGATCTTCCCCGATCGCACCGGCAGCAAGATCGAAGCGCGCGGCACCGTGCGCTGGACCACCCTGCAGCTCCCCGTCGAGCAGCAGGCCAAGCCGGGCTTCGGCGTGCACGTCCCGCGCGGCAACGAAGCCTTCGACGACTTCTTCGAGCAGATCCTCCTGGGCTGAGCCCGCGGCGGCGAGCGCTACACTCCACGGGCACGTCCCCGTAGCTCAGTTGGATAGAGCGGCTGCCTCCTAAGCAGCAGGTCGTGCGTTCGATTCGCGCCGGGGACGCCAGAGCTACGCGATTCGGGGTCGTGGTCGTGGTGCCAGCGTGGTGCCAACCTACGCAAACCGGGCCCCTACCCGCCCAGCACGGCGTCGAGCGCCGCGACCGCGATCCAGCCCGCGCGAGGAGGGAACGAAGCGCCCAATGGGCGCGTGCCGGACCACACCCACGCGCGTTGCGTCGCGGTGTCCGCGCCCACCACACCGGCGAGGCCCCATGCGTCGATGATGACGCCGTCGCTGATCACGAGCGGCGCTTCCAGCTGGGCACGCTTGAGCTCCGCTGAAGGCGAGCGCGCACGGTTGCACCGAACGTCGGCATGGTCAACCTGCGATGTCGATTGCGTCAGCTCGCCGCGACCGAGAACACCTCCCACGCTCCGGGAAGCCCCTTCAAGACGTGCGCGCCGCGCGCTTCGAACGCAATTCCCGAGCCCGCGACGAGGTCCTTGACGGTACGCGACACGAGCACCTCGCCGGCACGCGCCAACGACGCCACTCGAGCGCCGGTGTGCACCGCCACGCCGCTCAATTTGCCGTCGAGCACCTCGCACTCGCCGGTATGCAACCCGGCGCGAACGTCGATACCGAGGCGAGCCACGGCGGCGACGATGGCGCGGGCGCATCGCACTGCGCGCGCCGGACCATCGAACGAGGCCAGGAACCCGTCGCCGGCGGTATCGATCTCGCGTCCGCGAAAGCGGGTCAATTGCTCGCGGACGACGGCGTGATGGCGATCGAGCAATTCCCGCCATCGCCGATCGCCGAGTTCGACGGCGCGTTCAGTCGAGCCGACGATGTCGGTGAAGAGCATCGTCGCGAGAATCCTGTCCGGCTCCACGCCGCGGCGTGTCCCCGTCACGAATTCCTCGACTTCGTCGAGCACCGCGCCCGTGTCGCCCGTCCAAGCGAAATGGTCGGCGCCTTGAAGTTCGACGAACTTCGCGCCGTGGATGCGCTGGGCGACATCGCGCCCGGCGTCGATACGAATGATCCCGTCGCTCGTGCGGTGCAGCACGAGCGTGGGCACTCGAATGGCCGAGAGGGCC
Proteins encoded:
- a CDS encoding PilZ domain-containing protein, with translation MPQKPKVERRKLRRILKRIPASFEAGQVRGKGHIKNVSKEGLFLRTSVLPNVGDEVRVIFPDRTGSKIEARGTVRWTTLQLPVEQQAKPGFGVHVPRGNEAFDDFFEQILLG
- a CDS encoding adenylate/guanylate cyclase domain-containing protein; this translates as MSVGTAVDAPGESVPTIPATKYAKSGDVHIAYQVTGSGDHDLILVPGWVSNVEYAWEEPSMASFLARLATFSRLILLDRRGTGLSDRVAELPTLEQRMDDVRAVMDAAGVERATLFGVSEGGPMSMLFAATYPERTSALVLYGTFARLLRSPDYPQGVPPELFAALLELVESSWGTGTLSTDYFAPSRAADAAFRDSWARFERVGVSPSGMRTLLRMLPETDARQALSAIRVPTLVLHRTSDGIIRIDAGRDVAQRIHGAKFVELQGADHFAWTGDTGAVLDEVEEFVTGTRRGVEPDRILATMLFTDIVGSTERAVELGDRRWRELLDRHHAVVREQLTRFRGREIDTAGDGFLASFDGPARAVRCARAIVAAVARLGIDVRAGLHTGECEVLDGKLSGVAVHTGARVASLARAGEVLVSRTVKDLVAGSGIAFEARGAHVLKGLPGAWEVFSVAAS